The following proteins come from a genomic window of Amphiura filiformis chromosome 16, Afil_fr2py, whole genome shotgun sequence:
- the LOC140135825 gene encoding UPF0598 protein CG30010-like: MMMLSRNIRISAGFRALYRQSVRCISYVQGQSPEPKVREYFYYIDHQGQLFMDDTKVKNFITCFKDTKFLAFFFKRLKINNKERYNEQFPYLSPCGVERNFIRCDDRPIVFTQILEHDNTSPDKGEEASSECLDRLSCNFTGDKYTIPMEPEKICMLPRSGRIYHPAPGKTGGVGLIKSSVAIELSKHFEFGEAGEYAPPTHFNWKGQRYTLTNELVELMTDEERGEIGTLP, from the exons ATGATGATGCTGTCCAGAAATATAAGGATAAGTGCTGGTTTCAGAGCACTCTACAGACAATCAGTTAGATGCATTAGTTATGTTCAAGGCCAGTCACCAGAGCCAAAAGTTAGAGAGTATTTTTATTACATAGATCATCAAGGGCAG tTATTTATGGATGACACAAAAGTGAAGAATTTCATCACATGCTTTAAAG ACACCAAGTTCTTGGCATTTTTCTTCAAGCGGCTCAAAATAAACAATAAAGAACGGTACAACGAACAGTTCCCCTATCTGTCACCATGTGGCGTGGAGAGAAATTTCATACGATGTGATGATAGGCCAATAGTGTTCACCCAAATCTTGGAACATGACAACACTTCTCCTGATAAAGGAGAGGAGGCATCATCAGAATGCTTGGACAGACTGTCATGCAATTTTACAGGTGATAAATATACAATTCCAATGGAACCAGAGAAAATCTGCATGCTTCCAAGAAGTGGGCGTATCTATCACCCAGCGCCTGGTAAAACTGGTGGTGTAGGTCTTATTAAATCTAGCGTTGCTATAGAGTTAAGTAAGCATTTTGAGTTTGGGGAAGCTGGAGAGTATGCTCCTCCGACacatttcaactggaaaggacaGCGATATACATTGACTAATGAACTTGTAGAATTGATGACGGATGAAGAAAGGGGAGAGATTGGTACATTGCCTTAA